Proteins found in one Cobetia sp. L2A1 genomic segment:
- the iolE gene encoding myo-inosose-2 dehydratase, giving the protein MSIRLGINPLTWTNDDLPSLGADTPLEVCLGEGRQAGFAGFELGNKFPREAQALSRALGAHELALVSGWYSSRLLERSIDEEIAALDDHLQLLKACGATVMVYCEVSRCVHGDQDMPVSRRPVMNDADWQRLTTGLDAVARHMADQGVEMAYHHHMGTVIESQADIERLMASTTQVRLLLDAGHLTYAGGDPVTIAERHADRITHVHCKDIRLAVMDNAINRDKSFLDAVLDGVFTVPGDGGIDFAALFAVLARKGYGKDTERWLVVEAEQDPSVADPLTYATLGYQNLSRLARDAGLIN; this is encoded by the coding sequence ATGAGCATTCGCCTGGGCATCAACCCGCTGACCTGGACCAACGACGACCTGCCAAGCCTCGGTGCCGACACACCGCTGGAAGTCTGTCTCGGCGAAGGCCGCCAGGCAGGTTTTGCCGGTTTCGAGCTGGGCAACAAGTTCCCGCGCGAGGCGCAGGCCCTGTCTCGCGCACTCGGCGCGCATGAGCTGGCTCTCGTTTCCGGCTGGTATTCCAGCCGCCTGCTGGAACGCAGCATTGACGAGGAAATTGCCGCGCTGGATGACCACCTTCAGCTACTGAAAGCCTGCGGCGCGACAGTCATGGTGTACTGCGAGGTCAGTCGCTGCGTGCACGGTGACCAGGACATGCCTGTCTCGCGGCGCCCGGTCATGAACGATGCCGATTGGCAACGACTGACCACCGGGCTGGATGCCGTGGCACGCCACATGGCAGACCAGGGCGTGGAGATGGCCTATCACCACCATATGGGTACCGTCATCGAGAGCCAGGCCGACATTGAACGGTTGATGGCCTCCACCACACAGGTACGACTGCTGCTGGACGCCGGCCACCTGACCTATGCCGGTGGAGACCCCGTCACCATCGCCGAGCGCCACGCGGACCGCATCACCCATGTGCACTGCAAGGACATTCGTCTCGCCGTCATGGATAACGCCATCAACCGTGACAAATCCTTTCTGGATGCCGTACTCGATGGCGTGTTCACCGTGCCGGGGGATGGCGGGATCGACTTCGCCGCGCTGTTCGCCGTACTGGCACGCAAAGGCTACGGCAAGGATACAGAGCGCTGGCTGGTCGTGGAGGCCGAGCAGGATCCCTCCGTTGCCGACCCGCTGACCTACGCCACTCTGGGCTACCAAAACCTCTCCCGGCTTGCCCGGGACGCAGGCCTCATCAACTGA
- a CDS encoding CoA-acylating methylmalonate-semialdehyde dehydrogenase — protein MQQLHHFINGQIQPGDSGRNAAVFNPATGEQSASVALASAEETRSAIAAASAAFPGWSNTSALKRSRILFRFKALLEKHSDELATLISREHGKVHSDALGEVTRGMEVVEFACGMPHLQKGEHSLNVGTGVDSHSLMQPLGVCAGIAPFNFPAMVPMWMFPIALATGNTFIMKPSEKDPSAPLRMAELLTEAGLPPGVFNVVNGDKEAVDVLLTDERVEAVSFVGSTPIAEYIYSTASAHGKRVQALGGAKNHMVVMPDADLDQAADALMGAAYGSAGERCMAISVAVPIGEQTAERLRDKILERMATLRVGPGEVEGQENDMGPLISRVHADKVIEFIDSGVAQGAELVVDGRDITVPGHENGYFVGATLFDHVRPDMRIYAEEIFGPVLCLVRQESLDEAIALINAHEYGNGTAIFTRDGDAARQYTTRIQVGMVGVNVPIPVPMAFHSFGGWKRSLFGPLHMHGPDGVRFYTRMKAVTTRWPDGLRSEASHFTMPTL, from the coding sequence ATGCAACAGTTACATCACTTCATCAACGGTCAGATCCAACCCGGCGACAGTGGTCGCAATGCGGCGGTCTTCAATCCTGCGACCGGTGAGCAGTCCGCCAGTGTCGCGCTGGCCAGCGCCGAGGAAACTCGCAGTGCCATCGCGGCCGCCAGCGCCGCCTTCCCTGGCTGGTCGAATACCTCGGCGCTCAAGCGCTCACGCATCCTGTTCCGTTTCAAGGCGCTGCTGGAAAAGCACAGCGACGAACTCGCCACGCTGATCTCCCGCGAGCACGGCAAGGTGCATTCGGATGCGCTTGGCGAGGTGACTCGCGGCATGGAAGTCGTAGAATTCGCCTGCGGCATGCCCCACCTGCAGAAAGGCGAGCACTCGCTGAACGTGGGCACCGGGGTGGACAGCCACTCTCTGATGCAACCGCTGGGGGTGTGTGCGGGCATCGCTCCCTTCAATTTCCCGGCCATGGTGCCGATGTGGATGTTCCCCATCGCCCTGGCCACCGGGAATACCTTCATCATGAAGCCGTCCGAGAAAGATCCCTCTGCCCCGCTGCGCATGGCGGAACTGCTGACGGAAGCCGGCCTGCCGCCGGGCGTGTTCAACGTCGTCAACGGTGACAAGGAAGCCGTCGATGTCCTGCTGACCGATGAGCGTGTCGAAGCCGTGTCATTTGTCGGCTCCACCCCGATCGCCGAGTACATCTATTCCACTGCCTCGGCACACGGCAAGCGAGTCCAGGCCCTGGGGGGGGCGAAGAATCACATGGTCGTGATGCCGGATGCCGATCTGGATCAGGCGGCGGATGCCCTGATGGGCGCGGCGTACGGCAGTGCTGGTGAGCGCTGCATGGCCATCTCGGTGGCAGTCCCGATCGGTGAGCAGACCGCAGAGCGACTACGCGACAAGATCCTCGAGCGCATGGCCACTCTGCGGGTGGGTCCGGGTGAGGTCGAAGGCCAGGAAAATGACATGGGGCCACTGATCTCCCGCGTACATGCTGACAAGGTCATCGAGTTCATCGACAGCGGTGTCGCACAAGGTGCGGAGCTGGTCGTGGATGGCCGTGACATCACGGTTCCCGGACACGAGAACGGCTATTTCGTGGGCGCGACCCTGTTTGATCATGTCCGCCCAGACATGCGCATCTATGCCGAGGAAATCTTCGGGCCGGTCCTGTGTCTGGTTCGTCAGGAGTCACTCGATGAGGCGATCGCGCTCATCAATGCCCACGAATATGGCAATGGCACGGCCATCTTCACTCGCGACGGTGATGCTGCCCGTCAATACACCACTCGCATTCAGGTCGGAATGGTCGGCGTGAACGTGCCGATCCCTGTACCGATGGCATTCCACAGCTTTGGCGGCTGGAAGCGCTCTCTCTTTGGCCCGCTTCACATGCATGGCCCGGATGGCGTGCGCTTCTATACCCGCATGAAAGCCGTCACCACCCGCTGGCCTGACGGTCTGCGCAGTGAAGCCAGCCACTTCACCATGCCGACACTCTGA
- a CDS encoding sugar phosphate isomerase/epimerase family protein: MTHNMKVGVCTWTFGPLPIEDIFARAARLGFDGVELHGDLDAFTPDMIRALCQTHRLEVFSLTPGDCDPASPDASDREAAETYYRQLIDFAQALGGARVSLHGLVGRIRPADGSDQDSEYRHLVEVLTPLCDHAASREVPLVFEVLNRYESHLINTAAQCRRLIQDIGSPQLKVLLDAYHMNIEEPDPVRALAETGDHLGLYHVADSNRGGIGQGHSQLADQFTQLSAMHYDGPIIVEAPAMGPDPFTPVKTGDYLTTLEDQLSRSVSALRQHFALDVPA; this comes from the coding sequence ATGACGCACAACATGAAAGTGGGTGTCTGTACCTGGACCTTCGGCCCGCTGCCGATCGAGGATATCTTCGCGCGGGCAGCACGCCTGGGATTTGACGGGGTGGAACTGCATGGCGATCTCGACGCCTTCACACCAGACATGATCCGCGCCCTTTGCCAGACCCATAGGCTGGAAGTGTTCTCACTCACGCCGGGAGATTGCGATCCCGCCTCCCCCGACGCGTCGGATCGCGAGGCTGCCGAGACCTACTATCGACAGCTGATCGACTTTGCCCAGGCGCTCGGCGGCGCGCGAGTCTCACTGCACGGACTCGTGGGGCGAATCCGTCCCGCAGATGGCAGTGATCAAGACAGCGAATACCGCCACCTCGTCGAAGTGCTCACTCCACTGTGTGACCATGCAGCAAGTCGCGAGGTGCCGCTCGTCTTCGAAGTTCTCAATCGCTACGAATCCCACCTCATCAACACTGCAGCCCAGTGTCGCAGGCTCATCCAGGACATCGGTTCTCCCCAGCTCAAGGTATTGCTGGATGCCTACCACATGAATATCGAAGAGCCTGACCCCGTGCGCGCACTGGCCGAGACTGGCGATCACCTGGGGCTTTATCACGTCGCCGACTCCAATCGCGGCGGTATCGGTCAGGGGCATAGTCAGCTGGCGGATCAATTCACCCAGCTGAGTGCCATGCACTATGACGGCCCGATCATCGTCGAGGCACCGGCCATGGGTCCTGACCCCTTCACGCCGGTCAAGACGGGCGATTATCTGACAACACTGGAAGATCAGTTGTCACGCAGTGTCTCGGCGCTTCGCCAGCATTTCGCGCTCGACGTACCTGCCTGA